A window of the Eleutherodactylus coqui strain aEleCoq1 chromosome 8, aEleCoq1.hap1, whole genome shotgun sequence genome harbors these coding sequences:
- the LOC136577337 gene encoding uncharacterized protein, translated as MEAFERLLELVRRDLTYQDTQMRKAITAEERLLITLRFLATGESYASLHLQFRVGKSTITQIVRCTCSAIWQKLQPIVMPSPTEDTWQRVAAGFQAVAKFPNCIGAVDGKHVRVLQPAHSGSKFYNYKKFFSIVLMAVADAHCKFVCIDVGAYGSTGDSRVLRTSQIGMQILRDGVTLPAPQPFPGTTHPVPFVMVSDEAFPLMPNLLRPYPRRGLNARKRIFNFRLSRARPVVECAFGIMVSQWRVLGTTLMVDPTTVDDLVKACCVLHNYLRDYRPEVDVEELDPAFDTVINWGAGRTAATAVQVRELFTDYFLSHEGTVPWQFSCVGGVQP; from the exons atggaggcctttgagcgccttctggagctggtgcgccgggaCCTGACGTACCAGGATACGcagatgaggaaggcgatcactgcagaagaaaggctgctcatcacccttcg cttcttggccacaggagagagctatgcatccctgcatctccaatttcgtgttggtaaatctaccatcacccaaattgtgaggtgcacatgcagcgccatctggcagaagttgcagcccatcgtgatgccttcacctaccgaggacacttggcaacgtgttgcagcaggctttcaagctgttgccaaatttcctaactgcataggcgccgtcgacggcaaacatgtgcgtgtgcttcagccagcccacTCAGGCTCAAAATTCTAcaattacaaaaagtttttttctattgtcctgatggccgtggctgatgcacattgcaaatttgtttgcatcgacgtcggcgcctatggcagcactggagattctcgggtgctgcgaacttcacagattgggatgcaaattctccgagatggcgtcacgctcccagccccacaacctttcccgggaaccacacatccagtcccctttgtgatggtatcggatgaggctttcccgttgatgccgaacctgttgcgcccatacccgcgaagaggactgaatgcccggaaaaggatttttaattttaggctgagccgggcacgtcccgtggttgagtgtgccttcgggattatggtaagtcagtggagagttctagggactaccttaatggtagaccctaccacagttgatgaccttgtcaaggcatgttgtgttcttcacaactacctccgggactatCGCCCCGAGGTAGATGTGGAAGAACTCgatcctgcctttgacacggtcatcaactggggggCAGGTCGCACGGCTGCTACTGCAGTGCAGGTTCGAgaactcttcactgactatttccttagtcacgaaggcaccgtgccatggcagttctcctgtgtcggtggtgtgcagccctaa